A window of the Radiobacillus deserti genome harbors these coding sequences:
- a CDS encoding ECF transporter S component has protein sequence MNTYRITVISILAALAVVGRFAFQFLPNVQPVTTIIIICGLFLGPVSAIILAILTTYMSNLLLGMGIWTIWQVIIWGFIGLCSGWLGKWKRNLPFGLLVAYAVLIGYLYGFVISLATYTVAGSFWPYYFSGLLFDTYHAVGNAFFMIVLYPVLSKILEKYYGNYLKSNTL, from the coding sequence TTGAATACGTACAGGATTACTGTCATCTCCATTTTAGCTGCTTTAGCTGTAGTTGGTAGATTTGCCTTTCAATTTCTTCCTAACGTTCAACCAGTTACGACGATTATTATTATTTGTGGTTTGTTTTTAGGACCGGTTTCTGCCATAATATTGGCCATTCTCACTACATATATGTCGAATTTGTTGTTGGGAATGGGGATATGGACGATTTGGCAAGTGATCATCTGGGGATTTATTGGGCTTTGTAGTGGGTGGTTAGGTAAATGGAAAAGAAATTTACCGTTTGGATTATTAGTTGCCTATGCGGTTTTAATTGGCTATTTATACGGATTTGTTATTTCATTAGCTACTTATACAGTTGCAGGTTCATTTTGGCCCTATTATTTTTCAGGCCTTTTATTTGATACGTATCATGCAGTAGGGAATGCGTTTTTTATGATTGTTCTCTATCCTGTTCTTTCCAAAATCCTGGAGAAATATTATGGGAATTATTTAAAATCAAATACATTGTAA
- a CDS encoding DUF4430 domain-containing protein, whose amino-acid sequence MKQLWKSLFALLFTAILLVGCGQESGEEGKTTQGNSAKKTEQTEKQEVVTVVISKDNGKEVVIEEEVAMEEGATVLDVMKTNFKIEETKGFITSIEGLTQDEEKGKYWMYSVNDKIADVGAAEYELEPGDQVTFDLQVME is encoded by the coding sequence ATGAAGCAGTTGTGGAAGTCGTTATTTGCACTATTATTTACAGCTATCCTATTAGTGGGCTGTGGACAAGAATCGGGAGAAGAAGGAAAAACTACCCAAGGAAATTCAGCGAAAAAAACGGAACAAACAGAAAAACAAGAAGTCGTTACGGTTGTTATTTCCAAAGATAACGGTAAAGAAGTTGTCATTGAAGAAGAGGTAGCCATGGAAGAAGGAGCAACCGTTTTAGATGTAATGAAAACAAACTTTAAGATTGAAGAAACCAAAGGATTCATTACTTCTATAGAAGGCTTGACGCAGGATGAAGAAAAGGGAAAGTATTGGATGTACTCCGTTAATGACAAAATTGCAGATGTTGGTGCAGCTGAATATGAATTAGAGCCAGGGGATCAAGTTACTTTTGATCTTCAAGTGATGGAATGA
- a CDS encoding ATP-binding protein, with amino-acid sequence MIWRSVVGKLWITILLLVSFVLFILTILLLEFFENFHVSEAEDDLMQSANKIAEMIDQEEERSFILETTSRIMDPSSRVAILFGEDQLWLSETSDPNLNKVTYAWLLEDPELASVISDGKKVQKQITLPNSDREVMIVGKALKEDTSAIFVYQSLNVVRETSEDTTKIILLAAGIAIILTTIFAFFLSTRISSPLIKMREGAFELARGEFNTKVPILTHDEIGELAMAFNRMGRQLKFHINALRQEKEQLSGILSSMADGVITLNRKGDIIVSNPPAQKFLEDWNFEYEQDKKDSKSLLPTELQHGLEEVIRSEEEVMNELLVQGRSYVMIMTPLYDQTQVRGAVAVIRDMTEERAMDKYREDFIANVSHELRTPISMLQGYSEAIVDDVAESKQEKNELAQIIYEESLRIGRLVNELLDLAKMEAGHDRLNLEVVELSPFVNRVVKKFKGLATDKQVHLELEHNTNLGSIRIDPDRIEQVLTNLIDNAITHTNEEGRVIVEVTSQDQVVQFSIHDTGAGILKDDLPFVFERFYKADKSRKRSKGKKGTGLGLAIAKHIVESHKGSIFVQSKESEGTTFTFKIPKNIETD; translated from the coding sequence ATGATATGGCGTAGTGTTGTCGGGAAGCTATGGATTACGATCCTGCTTCTCGTTTCTTTCGTATTATTTATTCTAACAATCTTATTGCTGGAGTTTTTTGAGAACTTTCACGTGTCAGAAGCTGAAGATGACTTAATGCAATCAGCGAACAAAATTGCAGAAATGATTGATCAAGAGGAAGAGCGATCCTTCATCTTAGAAACGACTTCGCGTATTATGGATCCATCTAGTCGGGTAGCAATATTATTTGGAGAGGATCAATTGTGGTTGTCCGAGACAAGTGATCCAAATTTAAATAAAGTCACTTATGCATGGCTGCTAGAGGATCCAGAATTAGCTAGTGTTATCTCGGATGGTAAAAAGGTTCAAAAACAAATTACACTTCCAAATAGTGATCGAGAAGTGATGATTGTCGGAAAAGCGTTGAAAGAGGATACGAGTGCAATTTTTGTGTACCAATCGTTAAATGTCGTGAGAGAAACCTCTGAAGATACAACTAAAATTATTTTGTTAGCTGCTGGAATTGCCATCATATTAACGACAATCTTTGCTTTCTTCTTGTCTACAAGAATTAGTTCGCCTTTAATCAAAATGCGAGAAGGTGCCTTTGAGTTAGCAAGAGGTGAGTTTAATACTAAGGTTCCAATTCTTACCCATGATGAGATCGGGGAATTGGCTATGGCCTTTAACCGTATGGGGAGACAGTTGAAGTTTCATATTAATGCTTTAAGACAGGAAAAAGAGCAGCTTTCCGGTATTTTGAGCTCCATGGCAGATGGGGTTATTACATTAAATCGAAAAGGGGATATTATAGTTTCCAATCCACCCGCACAAAAATTTTTGGAGGATTGGAATTTTGAATATGAGCAAGATAAAAAGGATTCCAAATCGCTTCTGCCAACGGAATTACAGCATGGATTAGAAGAGGTTATTCGTTCTGAAGAAGAGGTAATGAATGAATTGCTCGTCCAAGGAAGAAGCTATGTGATGATCATGACCCCTTTATATGATCAAACACAAGTACGTGGAGCGGTAGCAGTTATTCGTGATATGACCGAAGAGCGAGCTATGGATAAGTACCGAGAAGATTTTATTGCGAATGTTTCCCATGAACTTCGAACACCGATATCCATGCTTCAAGGATACAGTGAAGCCATCGTAGATGATGTAGCAGAATCTAAGCAAGAGAAGAATGAGTTAGCACAAATCATTTATGAAGAATCACTTCGAATTGGACGTTTGGTTAATGAATTATTAGATTTAGCTAAGATGGAAGCGGGTCATGATCGCTTAAATCTGGAAGTTGTAGAGCTATCCCCCTTCGTTAATCGGGTGGTCAAAAAGTTTAAAGGGCTGGCTACAGACAAACAAGTTCATCTGGAATTAGAGCATAACACGAATCTAGGCTCTATTCGCATCGATCCAGACCGTATAGAACAAGTGCTAACGAATCTAATAGATAATGCAATTACACACACGAACGAAGAGGGACGTGTCATCGTTGAAGTAACTTCACAAGATCAAGTTGTTCAATTTTCTATTCATGATACAGGTGCTGGTATCCTAAAGGATGATTTACCGTTTGTCTTTGAGCGTTTTTATAAAGCGGATAAATCCCGAAAGAGAAGTAAAGGAAAGAAGGGTACTGGTCTCGGTCTAGCAATTGCAAAGCATATTGTAGAATCGCACAAAGGGTCAATTTTTGTCCAAAGTAAAGAGTCGGAAGGTACAACATTTACATTTAAAATACCTAAAAACATCGAAACGGATTAA
- a CDS encoding response regulator transcription factor — MSENQKILVVDDEERIRRLIRMYLEREGYEIEEAEDGNQAVEYALQQNYALIILDIMMPGKDGIEACKEIRESSSTPIIMLTAKGEEANRVQGFEVGTDDYIVKPFSPREVVLRVKALLRRSQSSGQVQTDFGARNVLEFPHLLIDNDAHRVTADGKEVGLTPKEYELLLFLAKAPDKVFDREQLLKEVWKYEFFGDLRTVDTHVKRLREKLNKVSQDAAKMIVTVWGVGYKFEVSGK; from the coding sequence ATGAGCGAAAATCAAAAAATATTAGTAGTAGATGATGAAGAGCGAATTCGTCGACTAATTCGAATGTATTTAGAACGGGAAGGCTATGAAATCGAAGAAGCAGAAGATGGAAATCAAGCCGTAGAATATGCACTTCAACAAAACTATGCACTAATCATTTTAGACATCATGATGCCAGGTAAAGATGGGATTGAAGCATGTAAGGAAATTAGAGAGTCAAGCTCAACTCCAATTATTATGCTTACAGCAAAAGGTGAGGAAGCCAATCGTGTACAAGGGTTTGAAGTTGGTACAGACGATTATATCGTGAAACCTTTTAGTCCACGAGAAGTGGTATTACGTGTTAAAGCCTTACTTCGACGTTCTCAGTCTAGTGGACAAGTACAAACAGACTTTGGTGCACGCAATGTATTAGAATTCCCCCATCTCTTGATAGATAATGATGCACACCGTGTCACTGCGGATGGTAAGGAAGTAGGGTTAACACCAAAGGAATATGAATTACTTCTATTTCTAGCCAAGGCACCAGATAAAGTATTTGATCGTGAACAGCTTTTGAAAGAAGTGTGGAAGTATGAGTTTTTTGGTGATTTAAGAACCGTTGATACCCACGTAAAAAGACTACGTGAAAAGTTAAATAAAGTTTCTCAAGACGCAGCAAAAATGATTGTTACCGTGTGGGGAGTCGGATATAAATTTGAGGTATCAGGCAAATAA
- the ccsB gene encoding c-type cytochrome biogenesis protein CcsB, with protein MGDLASISSSFLYAAFVLYLIATFFFAGTIKDKRSDGTKNTAGKIAITLTIIGFVAQVVYFITRWIASHHAPVSNLFEFTTFFGMMLVFAFIIIYFIYRVNILGLFALPVAILVIAYASMFPTEISPLVPSLKSHWLYIHVTTAALGEAILAVSFAAGLIYLISQIDQTKRSAKTTWLEIILYSIFSVIGFVLIVSIFSGLGYEAKYEFQVDGEPVSTIYELPSIVGPHDSKLVTSDVANPLFEAPTWMRGEDAARKFNTLLWSMMTGAVLYLLARLIARKRVGAAFQPLLKRVNPDLIDEISYRSVAIGFPVFTLGALIFAMIWAQQAWDRFWGWDPKEVWALITWFFYAAFLHLRLSRGWHGERSAWLAVGGFAIIMFNLIAVNLILAGLHSYA; from the coding sequence ATGGGAGATCTCGCATCAATAAGTAGTAGTTTTTTATATGCCGCGTTTGTGCTTTATCTGATTGCGACATTCTTTTTTGCAGGTACGATAAAGGATAAACGGTCAGATGGGACCAAAAATACAGCAGGTAAGATTGCGATAACCTTAACCATAATCGGTTTTGTAGCACAAGTTGTGTACTTTATTACGAGATGGATAGCAAGCCATCATGCGCCGGTAAGTAATTTGTTTGAATTTACAACTTTCTTCGGTATGATGCTTGTTTTTGCATTTATTATTATTTACTTTATCTATCGTGTTAATATTCTGGGACTTTTTGCACTACCAGTTGCGATCTTGGTCATTGCGTATGCAAGTATGTTTCCAACTGAGATTTCACCTTTAGTACCGTCTTTAAAGAGTCATTGGTTGTATATTCATGTTACGACAGCTGCGCTGGGAGAAGCGATACTAGCTGTCAGTTTCGCTGCTGGACTCATCTATTTAATCAGTCAAATCGATCAAACAAAACGATCTGCCAAAACAACTTGGTTGGAAATTATATTATATTCTATTTTTTCCGTTATTGGATTTGTACTTATTGTCTCCATATTTAGCGGACTTGGCTATGAAGCAAAGTATGAATTTCAAGTCGATGGAGAGCCAGTAAGTACTATTTATGAATTACCATCTATTGTAGGCCCACATGATAGTAAACTTGTAACCAGTGATGTTGCCAACCCTCTATTTGAAGCACCAACATGGATGAGAGGGGAAGATGCAGCTCGTAAATTTAATACGTTATTATGGTCTATGATGACTGGAGCTGTTCTATACCTATTAGCTAGATTAATCGCAAGAAAAAGAGTTGGGGCTGCGTTTCAGCCTTTATTAAAACGTGTCAATCCAGATTTGATCGATGAAATATCGTATCGTTCTGTTGCTATCGGCTTCCCAGTCTTCACACTTGGAGCACTAATATTTGCCATGATTTGGGCACAGCAAGCATGGGACCGTTTCTGGGGATGGGACCCGAAAGAAGTATGGGCACTTATTACATGGTTTTTCTATGCTGCTTTCCTCCATTTACGATTGTCACGTGGATGGCACGGAGAACGTTCTGCGTGGTTAGCGGTAGGCGGATTCGCTATCATTATGTTTAATTTGATTGCGGTAAATTTAATCCTTGCAGGACTACACTCCTACGCATAA
- a CDS encoding cytochrome c biogenesis protein ResB — translation MEQYTCESCGHKNPNGTVFCASCGLPLEKEASEQRTLLNMRYEGSARRSQTKNKTIIDKIWNFFSSVKVGVTLIFITLVASAIGTIFPQEMYIPPTVEPAQHYADQYGIFGQIYYQLGFHNLYSSWWYMVLIALIGISIVVASIDRVVPLYKALKNQKPTRHENFLRGQRLFSETETVSSEEKQEVVKKLRQLRYRVTEENGHVLAEKGRFSRWGPYVNHIGLIVFLLGALLRFVPFMYIDDYVWVREGETKVVPSTDQQYYVKNEDFIVETYDENDERYKESLAKQGVVPSNFQTNAVVYKNTNAKIPGAEPELEVLKEDSIKVNHPLKFDGFALYQSNYQLNEFKSMTFRVHRTDDPDEKALGTFQIDLMDPKSEYTLDNGFRVVIDQYFPDYYMSDGEPRSQSKYPKNPAFVFFVYPPNETEPEISFAGIGRNVPSGDNEYKIGIEAFEMRDVTGLTVKRDYTLPFIALGGLIFMIGVVQGMYWHHRRIWIHPTENGLLLAGHTNKNYFGVKKDIEKIIEGTSITMVEDQQEKK, via the coding sequence ATGGAACAATATACTTGTGAGTCATGTGGGCACAAAAATCCAAATGGGACAGTGTTTTGTGCTTCTTGTGGATTGCCGTTAGAGAAAGAAGCTTCAGAGCAAAGAACGTTATTAAACATGCGCTATGAAGGTAGTGCTCGAAGATCACAAACAAAAAATAAAACCATAATCGATAAGATTTGGAATTTCTTCTCATCTGTAAAAGTAGGAGTGACCTTAATTTTTATCACACTAGTCGCTTCTGCTATCGGTACAATATTTCCACAGGAAATGTATATCCCACCAACAGTGGAACCAGCTCAGCATTATGCAGATCAGTACGGGATATTTGGTCAAATATACTATCAGCTAGGCTTTCATAATTTATATAGTTCATGGTGGTATATGGTTCTAATTGCTTTAATCGGCATATCTATTGTGGTGGCGAGTATTGATCGTGTTGTTCCGTTGTATAAGGCATTAAAGAATCAAAAACCGACTCGACATGAAAATTTCCTAAGAGGACAGCGTCTTTTCAGTGAAACGGAAACGGTTTCGTCGGAAGAGAAACAAGAGGTAGTTAAAAAGCTTCGACAATTAAGATATCGTGTTACAGAAGAAAATGGACATGTTCTTGCAGAAAAAGGTAGATTCTCTCGATGGGGTCCATATGTGAATCATATTGGTTTAATTGTATTTCTATTAGGAGCATTGTTGCGATTTGTGCCATTCATGTACATAGATGATTATGTTTGGGTTCGTGAAGGGGAAACAAAGGTTGTCCCGAGTACAGATCAGCAATATTACGTAAAAAATGAAGACTTCATTGTGGAAACCTACGATGAAAACGACGAACGCTATAAGGAATCTCTAGCGAAACAAGGAGTAGTACCAAGTAACTTCCAGACAAATGCCGTAGTATACAAAAATACAAATGCCAAGATACCAGGTGCAGAGCCCGAGCTAGAAGTTTTAAAGGAAGATAGTATCAAGGTTAATCACCCTTTAAAATTTGATGGATTTGCACTCTATCAATCCAACTATCAATTAAATGAATTCAAATCTATGACGTTTCGAGTCCACCGAACAGATGACCCGGACGAAAAGGCTTTAGGAACCTTTCAAATAGACTTAATGGATCCTAAATCTGAGTACACATTAGATAATGGGTTCCGTGTTGTGATTGATCAATACTTTCCAGACTATTACATGTCCGATGGGGAGCCACGATCTCAATCGAAGTATCCAAAAAATCCAGCCTTTGTATTTTTTGTATATCCTCCAAATGAGACTGAACCAGAAATTAGCTTTGCTGGAATTGGTCGAAATGTGCCATCTGGAGATAATGAGTATAAAATTGGAATTGAAGCATTTGAAATGCGAGATGTAACTGGACTTACCGTAAAACGAGATTATACCTTACCGTTTATTGCTTTGGGCGGTCTTATCTTTATGATTGGTGTGGTTCAAGGGATGTACTGGCATCACCGAAGAATTTGGATACACCCAACAGAGAACGGTCTACTGTTAGCAGGTCATACGAACAAAAATTACTTTGGGGTTAAAAAAGATATAGAAAAAATAATTGAAGGAACCTCCATTACTATGGTCGAAGACCAGCAGGAGAAAAAATAA
- the resA gene encoding thiol-disulfide oxidoreductase ResA: MTKLEEANKVKKNKKQSRLIFRTTVLLVLFAALVFALVSNFVSGNSVVDVGDKAPNFQLKQLNGEADSLQLNDLKGKGIMLNFWATYCEPCEDEMPYMQELYPEYKEKGVEIVAVSLDANELVINKFIDHYDLTFPVLHDKGQVMDLYGIDPLPTTFFINSEGEVVEKVSGALTLSKLEGYLQQIQPK; this comes from the coding sequence ATGACTAAATTAGAAGAAGCGAACAAAGTTAAAAAAAATAAAAAGCAGAGCCGTTTAATTTTTCGAACAACGGTTTTACTTGTGTTGTTTGCTGCATTAGTTTTTGCGCTTGTTTCCAACTTTGTTTCAGGAAATAGTGTCGTTGATGTCGGGGATAAAGCACCTAATTTTCAACTGAAGCAGTTAAATGGAGAAGCGGATTCTTTGCAACTGAATGATTTAAAAGGCAAGGGCATTATGTTGAACTTCTGGGCCACGTATTGTGAACCATGTGAAGACGAAATGCCATATATGCAAGAATTATATCCGGAATACAAGGAAAAGGGTGTTGAAATCGTAGCTGTTAGTTTAGATGCTAATGAGCTTGTTATTAATAAGTTTATAGATCATTATGATTTAACATTCCCAGTCTTGCATGATAAAGGGCAGGTAATGGATCTGTACGGAATTGATCCACTTCCTACAACTTTTTTTATTAACTCGGAAGGAGAAGTTGTGGAAAAGGTATCAGGAGCACTAACCTTAAGTAAGTTAGAGGGGTACTTACAGCAAATTCAACCGAAATAA
- a CDS encoding pseudouridine synthase, with translation MSLERLQKVIAQSGVTSRRKAEKLIEAGKVTVNGQVVKELGTKVGPDDDIEVEGVPLEKEQPVYYMLYKPRGVISSVKDDKNRKVVTDFFPDVKERIYPIGRLDYDTSGLLLLTNDGEFANLLMHPKYEIEKIYVAKVKGIPRREELNKLRKGISSDGEKLKATFTKVLSTDDKKKTAIVQINLQEGRNRQVRRMLEAIGYPVDKLKREQYGFLTLEGLNAGEFRELTPHEVKQLRAEAQKIVK, from the coding sequence ATGAGTTTAGAACGGTTGCAAAAGGTAATTGCACAAAGCGGTGTTACCTCTCGTCGTAAAGCAGAAAAGCTAATCGAAGCAGGGAAGGTAACGGTAAATGGTCAAGTTGTGAAGGAGTTAGGTACCAAGGTTGGGCCAGATGATGATATTGAAGTAGAAGGTGTACCCTTAGAAAAAGAACAACCAGTTTATTACATGTTGTACAAGCCAAGAGGGGTTATTTCAAGTGTGAAGGATGATAAAAATCGAAAAGTAGTAACAGATTTTTTCCCTGATGTGAAGGAGCGGATTTATCCGATCGGAAGATTAGATTATGACACATCCGGTCTACTCTTGCTTACGAATGATGGTGAATTTGCAAACTTATTAATGCATCCAAAATACGAAATTGAAAAAATTTATGTAGCTAAAGTAAAAGGAATACCTAGGAGAGAGGAACTGAATAAACTTCGAAAAGGAATTTCATCCGATGGAGAGAAGCTAAAAGCTACTTTTACAAAGGTGCTGTCTACTGATGACAAGAAGAAAACCGCGATTGTCCAAATTAATTTACAAGAAGGTAGAAATAGGCAAGTGAGAAGAATGTTAGAAGCCATTGGTTATCCAGTTGATAAACTAAAGCGGGAACAATATGGGTTTTTGACATTGGAAGGACTTAATGCAGGGGAATTTAGAGAGCTTACCCCACACGAAGTGAAACAGTTGCGTGCAGAAGCTCAAAAAATTGTTAAATAA
- a CDS encoding spore maturation protein yields MTLITTLSTWIIPCIILLVLVVATWKKVPTYESFVEGGKEGVSMAVSLLPFLLGMMVSIAILRGSGALEAFIEWISPFLMAIGVPADIVPLALVRPISGTAALGMTTELIQSHGPDSFIGRLASTMQGSTDTTLYILTVYFGAVGIRRMGDALKVGLIADFIGIIASIIIVSIVFL; encoded by the coding sequence ATGACACTGATTACGACGTTAAGCACATGGATTATTCCATGTATCATTTTACTAGTATTAGTAGTTGCCACATGGAAGAAGGTTCCAACATACGAAAGCTTTGTCGAAGGTGGAAAAGAAGGCGTGAGCATGGCAGTATCTCTTCTACCATTTTTACTAGGAATGATGGTATCAATTGCCATATTGCGTGGATCGGGAGCACTGGAAGCATTTATTGAATGGATATCTCCGTTTTTGATGGCGATTGGAGTTCCAGCAGATATTGTTCCGTTAGCCTTAGTGAGGCCGATTTCTGGTACAGCTGCACTGGGGATGACAACAGAACTGATTCAATCACACGGACCAGATTCATTTATAGGAAGATTAGCATCCACCATGCAAGGATCAACAGACACTACGTTATATATATTGACGGTTTATTTTGGAGCTGTGGGCATTCGCAGAATGGGAGATGCATTAAAAGTTGGACTAATAGCAGATTTTATTGGTATAATTGCATCAATTATAATCGTGTCGATTGTATTTTTATAA
- a CDS encoding nucleoside recognition domain-containing protein yields the protein MVNLIWAFMAIIGIVYAMFNGTMDQVNQALFQGADEAVTLTIGLISVLVFWLGIMKVAEEAGLLRILTRLFKPFVTRLFPDIPKNHPAMGYILSNFTANLFGLGNAATPMGIKAMEQMKQLSQSDKASRSMITFLAINTSSLTLIPTTVIAIRMKYESAAPTEIVGTTILATLVSTTAAIIVDRIFHYRRVRKNKR from the coding sequence ATGGTTAACTTAATATGGGCTTTTATGGCTATTATCGGTATCGTTTACGCCATGTTTAATGGCACAATGGATCAAGTGAACCAAGCCTTATTTCAAGGTGCCGATGAAGCAGTAACATTGACCATAGGTCTTATCAGTGTCCTTGTATTTTGGTTGGGGATTATGAAGGTTGCAGAAGAAGCTGGTTTATTGAGGATTCTAACGCGCTTATTCAAACCATTTGTTACGAGGTTATTTCCGGATATACCGAAAAATCACCCTGCGATGGGATATATTCTATCTAATTTTACTGCAAACTTATTCGGATTAGGGAATGCAGCAACACCAATGGGAATCAAAGCGATGGAGCAAATGAAACAGCTTAGCCAATCGGATAAAGCGAGTCGATCCATGATTACGTTCTTAGCCATAAATACATCTAGTTTGACCCTAATACCAACAACTGTGATTGCCATCCGGATGAAATATGAATCCGCTGCCCCAACTGAAATTGTTGGAACGACCATTTTAGCTACGCTAGTTTCCACTACAGCGGCGATTATTGTGGACCGAATATTCCACTATAGAAGGGTGCGGAAGAATAAGCGATGA
- a CDS encoding D-alanyl-D-alanine carboxypeptidase family protein, whose translation MFALLVQPVQTFAKPGVSSRNAVLMEQTTGRVLYEKAANDQHLIASITKIMTAIVAIESGKLDETVTASRRAVYTEGSSIYLKEGEKMKLKDLVYGLMLRSGNDSAVAIAEHVGGSVEGFVHLMNEKAQWLGMTNSHFDNPHGLDSETHYSTAYDMALLMRHAMNNEIFREITSAKSYKAESREYAWGNKNKLLTRYYEYSTGGKTGYTKKAGRTLVSTAEKDGMKLIVVTLDGPDDWNDHMSLFDWGFKHYDMKKLQDEGIQTYSIQGSDEIVEGFIHHDILYPLTEQENKQLTSETFIEKETKREEPGGIIGKKIFRLNGETITSASIFSEAEQGEEKGFWDQVLSVFEQLTGASVHG comes from the coding sequence ATGTTCGCATTACTCGTTCAGCCCGTTCAAACATTTGCAAAACCAGGAGTTTCTTCACGAAATGCGGTATTAATGGAACAAACAACTGGACGAGTTCTTTATGAAAAGGCAGCAAATGACCAACATCTCATTGCTAGCATCACCAAAATTATGACAGCTATTGTGGCAATTGAATCTGGAAAGTTAGATGAAACGGTTACTGCCAGCCGACGTGCGGTATATACAGAGGGCTCTTCTATCTATTTAAAAGAGGGAGAGAAAATGAAATTGAAAGATCTTGTATATGGTCTTATGCTTCGTTCAGGAAATGATTCTGCAGTTGCGATTGCGGAGCATGTAGGAGGAAGTGTTGAAGGATTCGTTCACTTGATGAATGAAAAGGCACAGTGGTTAGGGATGACGAATAGTCACTTCGACAATCCACATGGTTTAGATTCGGAAACACATTATTCCACGGCTTACGATATGGCTTTACTCATGCGTCACGCAATGAATAACGAGATATTCCGTGAAATAACCAGTGCCAAATCCTATAAGGCTGAATCACGTGAATATGCTTGGGGAAACAAAAATAAGCTGCTCACACGCTATTATGAATACAGTACAGGTGGAAAAACAGGCTATACAAAAAAAGCAGGGAGAACATTAGTTTCAACAGCTGAAAAGGATGGGATGAAACTAATTGTCGTAACATTAGATGGACCCGATGATTGGAATGACCATATGAGCTTGTTTGATTGGGGCTTTAAGCATTATGATATGAAGAAATTACAAGATGAAGGGATTCAAACATACTCGATTCAAGGAAGTGACGAGATAGTGGAAGGATTTATTCATCATGATATCCTTTACCCGCTAACTGAACAAGAAAATAAACAGCTTACCTCTGAGACGTTTATTGAAAAAGAAACAAAACGTGAGGAACCAGGTGGAATTATTGGAAAGAAAATCTTCCGACTTAATGGAGAAACCATTACTTCAGCCTCTATCTTTTCCGAAGCAGAACAAGGAGAGGAAAAAGGTTTCTGGGATCAAGTCCTATCTGTGTTTGAGCAATTGACCGGGGCTTCGGTACATGGTTAA
- the scpB gene encoding SMC-Scp complex subunit ScpB produces MEIAGYKAIVEGLLFATGDEGLSIKQIASILELDIKTIEHIVEELQFDYEHTDRGITLLESNKVYHLTTKPEHAIYYQRLLESPHVSKLSQAALETLAIIAYQQPITRTEIEEIRGVKSDRPVQTLVSRSLIEEKGRKEGVGRPIMYGTSKDFLTYFGLKSIEELPPLPEEVTDIDVEQEADLFFQKFNEAEKENEKTNS; encoded by the coding sequence ATGGAGATTGCAGGATATAAAGCTATCGTAGAAGGTCTCCTGTTTGCTACAGGGGATGAAGGACTCTCTATTAAACAAATAGCAAGTATTTTGGAACTAGATATCAAAACGATCGAACATATAGTTGAGGAACTACAGTTTGATTATGAGCATACAGACCGTGGAATTACATTGTTAGAATCAAACAAGGTGTATCACTTAACAACGAAACCGGAGCATGCCATTTATTATCAAAGATTGTTAGAGTCTCCACATGTGTCTAAGCTGTCTCAAGCAGCCTTGGAAACATTAGCGATTATTGCGTATCAGCAGCCCATTACGAGAACAGAAATTGAAGAAATACGAGGAGTAAAAAGTGATCGTCCTGTCCAAACGCTTGTATCAAGGTCACTTATTGAGGAGAAAGGCAGAAAAGAAGGGGTTGGGCGTCCTATTATGTATGGCACATCAAAGGACTTTCTCACTTACTTCGGGTTGAAGTCCATTGAAGAGCTTCCACCATTGCCAGAAGAAGTGACGGACATCGATGTAGAGCAAGAAGCAGATTTATTCTTTCAAAAATTTAATGAAGCAGAAAAAGAGAACGAGAAAACTAATTCATGA